A single Sporosarcina sp. FSL W8-0480 DNA region contains:
- a CDS encoding M23 family metallopeptidase, which produces MFFDRKEKTEDKSRSFIYRRLQKVGIISATLFATIGIGSGFAFEKAEDASIHTVFHVYSDGEYVGMLSDEKQIEVLTENKLLKAAENFDGLPLTIGSKLSVVPENVFTVETDDSQVLDKLQDMLTVEAEAIGIKIGEETSLYVKNMAEYEEVIKTLALQTVSQEELSEFEARNQSTEPIPPLKEDETRLVKIHFSADLEPVEGQVAPENVKSVQEIVTLLNKGTLEDKKYEVQAGDVLGKIASAHNMSTAKLMEQNPGVTENTLLQIGQELNVTVLEPLVEVEAHYETKKIETIEFSKLTEKDESQYKGEKKLKQKGSDGKKSVTQLVRMKNGVVIGRSVVDENVLVESIPEITVVGTKVIPSRGTGKFMWPADGGYVSSQMGKRWGRVHQGIDIARPSSRSIFAADNGVVTNVGRHGTYGNRIIITHNNGYKTLYAHLAKIDVKVGQTVPKGTKIGVMGSTGRSTGMHLHFEVFKNGSNINPLSVLR; this is translated from the coding sequence TTTTCGACAGGAAAGAAAAGACAGAAGATAAAAGTAGAAGTTTTATATATAGAAGGCTGCAAAAAGTAGGTATTATCTCGGCCACTTTATTTGCAACGATTGGAATTGGATCCGGATTTGCATTCGAAAAAGCCGAAGATGCATCCATACATACGGTATTTCATGTTTATTCAGATGGCGAGTATGTTGGAATGCTGTCTGACGAGAAGCAAATAGAAGTACTAACAGAAAATAAGCTTCTGAAAGCGGCAGAAAATTTTGATGGCCTCCCCTTAACAATAGGATCTAAGCTGTCTGTTGTTCCGGAAAATGTATTCACGGTGGAAACAGATGATAGCCAAGTTTTAGACAAACTTCAAGATATGCTTACTGTTGAAGCAGAAGCAATTGGCATTAAAATTGGCGAAGAGACATCACTCTACGTCAAAAATATGGCTGAATACGAAGAAGTGATCAAAACTCTTGCGTTGCAAACAGTCTCTCAAGAGGAACTTTCAGAATTCGAAGCTCGCAACCAGTCTACTGAACCTATACCACCTTTGAAAGAAGATGAAACACGTCTTGTGAAAATTCATTTTAGTGCAGACTTAGAGCCGGTGGAAGGGCAAGTAGCGCCTGAGAATGTCAAAAGTGTACAAGAGATTGTAACTCTCCTAAACAAAGGAACATTGGAAGATAAGAAGTATGAAGTTCAAGCAGGGGATGTATTGGGGAAAATAGCGAGTGCTCATAATATGAGTACAGCAAAGCTTATGGAGCAAAATCCTGGTGTGACTGAAAATACATTATTACAAATCGGCCAGGAACTTAATGTAACTGTCCTTGAGCCACTTGTCGAAGTTGAAGCTCATTATGAAACTAAGAAAATCGAAACAATTGAATTTAGTAAGTTGACCGAAAAGGACGAATCCCAGTATAAAGGTGAGAAAAAGTTAAAACAAAAGGGTTCAGATGGTAAAAAATCTGTCACACAATTAGTCCGGATGAAAAATGGGGTTGTAATCGGCAGATCTGTCGTTGACGAGAACGTTTTGGTGGAATCCATTCCCGAAATAACAGTAGTCGGAACGAAAGTGATCCCATCTCGTGGAACTGGGAAATTCATGTGGCCTGCCGATGGCGGATACGTATCCAGTCAGATGGGTAAAAGATGGGGAAGGGTCCATCAGGGCATCGATATTGCACGGCCATCCTCCCGCTCAATTTTTGCAGCGGATAACGGTGTAGTAACGAATGTCGGTAGACACGGCACCTACGGAAACAGGATTATCATTACACATAACAACGGATATAAGACGTTATACGCCCACTTGGCTAAGATTGACGTGAAAGTGGGACAAACAGTACCTAAAGGAACAAAAATTGGTGTTATGGGATCTACAGGACGTTCTACGGGAATGCATCTTCATTTCGAAGTGTTCAAGAACGGTTCCAATATCAATCCGTTATCTGTGTTAAGATAA